A window from Theobroma cacao cultivar B97-61/B2 chromosome 3, Criollo_cocoa_genome_V2, whole genome shotgun sequence encodes these proteins:
- the LOC18604266 gene encoding probable steroid-binding protein 3 gives MGIYSTVMDAVTEVTGLSPTAFFTIIAMMVVVYKIVCGMFLGPEDFCQKPPKEPVQLGDVTEKELRAYDGSDPRKPLLIAIKGQIYDVSSSKMFYGRGGPYSMFTGRDASRALAMLSFKPEDLTGNIEGLSAEELAVLEDWEYKFMDKYPIVGRVVPVPNTTANGDKVHLQDKDVNGLQHQQQI, from the exons ATGGGAATTTACTCAACAGTGATGGACGCCGTGACAGAGGTGACGGGGCTATCCCCGACGGCATTCTTCACAATCATTGCCATGATGGTGGTTGTCTACAAAATCGTGTGCGGCATGTTTTTGGGTCCTGAAGATTTTTGTCAGAAGCCGCCAAAGGAGCCAGTTCAGCTGGGAGATGTTACGGAGAAAGAGTTAAGAGCTTACGATGGCTCTGACCCCAGAAAGCCTCTCCTTATTGCCATCAAAGGCCAGATCTACGACGTCTCTTCCTCCAA GATGTTTTATGGGCGTGGAGGGCCTTATTCGATGTTTACAGGGAGGGATGCGAGCAGGGCCTTAGCCATGTTGTCATTCAAGCCTGAAGACCTGACAGGGAACATTGAAGGCTTGAGTGCTGAGGAGCTTGCTGTGTTGGAGGATTGGGAATATAAATTCATGGACAAGTATCCCATTGTTGGACGGGTTGTTCCAGTACCAAATACCACTGCAAATGGAGATAAAGTTCATCTTCAGGACAAAGATGTAAATGGACTACAACATCAACAAcagatttga